The genomic DNA GACCGGGTTTAGTTGAGTGAGGGATAACCGATCTTGCCCCTCTTCTCCGACGGGAGAGGGGGAACAAGATCCCCCCCTTCAAAAGGGGATAAAGCGCGAAAATCCCTGTATGGGGAGGGGTTATCCACAGAGTTAAGGAATCGGGGAGTGTATCGTTGTTAATGTGTGGGGATGAATATTGCGTATTATTATCGAGTTTTGGGCTTGAAGCCGGGGGCCTCTTTTGCGGAGGTTAAGGCTTCCTATCGGCGCTTGGCACGAGTGTGTCACCCAGATGTGAATCCGGGAGATAGACAAGCTAAGGATAAATTTATTCAATTAACTCAAGCCTACGAAATTCTGTTAAAAGAGATTTCTGAGGTTACCGATACTGAATTGGGATTTGAAGCGTTTTCCCATCCCCCTCCTGAAGCGACTCCGACTTCTCCGACTCCCTCACCTAGTCCAGTTCCCCGGAAGGTGAAAATTCCGCCTTTGAGTCCCCAGGATCAACAGTTAAAACAAAGTTCCTATGAGCAACTGCGAGAGTTGTTAAAGAACAAGCGCTTTCCGAGGGCGATCGCCTTGGTAGAAGCGTTGCGCGATCGCCTCCCCTTCGATCCGGAAGTGCGGCAATGGCAAGCGATTACTTATCAGTCCC from Roseofilum capinflatum BLCC-M114 includes the following:
- a CDS encoding DnaJ domain-containing protein, coding for MNIAYYYRVLGLKPGASFAEVKASYRRLARVCHPDVNPGDRQAKDKFIQLTQAYEILLKEISEVTDTELGFEAFSHPPPEATPTSPTPSPSPVPRKVKIPPLSPQDQQLKQSSYEQLRELLKNKRFPRAIALVEALRDRLPFDPEVRQWQAITYQSQGQHLLKHNQLEKAQLYLQKARRTDPHNRRLGLQIERDLNRLGIESTLY